The Mangrovivirga cuniculi genomic sequence TTACTGTTCCATGCAATAGCTTGATATTTATCTACATTCGGATACTGAATTCTCAACATTTCTTTCACAGTTTCTGGCTCCAAAAAACGGAAATCGCTAACCATACCTTCATTCAACATAAGTTCGATAATCTTTGCATAATCAGAAACTGTAGTTCTTATCTGGCCATCGGGATAATCCGCATACCCATAATGATTTAATATTTCAAAACCTTCATTTTTATCGTCCGAAGGCTGATGAGGATAGGCTATATTATCATGTGGAATGTCGCTTAAAAACCAATATGTATTTTGCATATTTAAAGGTTCAAACACCTTCTGATACATAAAATCTTCAAAATCCATTTCAGTAATTACTTCGATAAGATATCCACAGAGCACATATCCCATATTACTATAGTTTCTTTCTGTTAAGGGAGGTTTAGATGAAAAATTTGCCAATGAATCATAATATTTTCTCCCGGAGTTAAAGTAATCCTTCACAAAATCATGAAGTTCAATTGGAGAATCCCCACCCTTTTCCAAAGTATAAAGAGGACTAATAACCTCCCAGTTATCTATAATTGAAGAAGTATGGCTCAGTAACATCCTCGTAGTTAATTTCGCATTTGGATGATGAGGGTTTTGAATTTTGAAAGGCAAATAATCATTAATATCTGTATCCAAATTTAATTTACCATCCTCGCATAGCTTCATTATGCCGATAGCTGTTATCGGTTTGGTAGAAGAAGCAATCATAAATAAGGTTGAATCATTCACATAAGACTTCTTATCGACTCTTTTATTGCCATAGCTATTATTCCACTTTAGTTCTCCTTCTGATAAAAAAGCAGCTTGTAACCCAACTATTCCAATCTTTTCAATTTGCTTTTCAAAATATCTATCCAGTTTTGTATTGGACTGACTGAGTAATTCAAGTTGAAATACTAGTAATAAAACAATAGCTGATACAAATCTATTAATCATTACTTTTTGTAAGGGTTTGCCTGATAGAAACTATGTGATAAAATATTGCAAATGGCAAAAGTACTCCCGGAAGCAAAATAAATGGCAATTCAGTTAGTAATAATCTGCTAACATCAGGTGGGAAATCAGAATGTATATAATAAGTTGATACAAAAGCATATCCTGTAAAGGTAAGTACGATAAGTGCAGCAATATTCCAACCTAACACCCACTTTTGACTAATACTGTTTCTCATATATAAAACACCTATAACTGGAGCAGTTAACCCTATCAATATATCATAGTTCGATCCATCAAAGCTTACTCCTTCCGGAAAATAACCATACAAAATTGCTTCTAGGATTAATAATTCAACACCTATTCGAAATGCCTGCACATTAACAGGGAAATATGAAGAAAACTGATTTAGATTTCGTTTAAAAATTGATTGACCGGTCAGTATTATTGATAGAATAATCGAAGGTAAAATAATCAATAAAGGAACCCGGGGAGGTAAATCAAAATTTTGTAATAACCCTGATAAACTTAAGGTCAACACATATGTTAACCATAATATTATTATGACGATATACCTTTTGATCAGTTTAAATTTATCTTTCTTAGATTTTAAGAATAAAATTATGGGACTGATAACCATTAGAATAGTAAGAAGAACAAATCCTGCTTTTATCATTTGTGGGGCATTTAAATAAAAGTAATATATATAATATTACCTCTTTGAGTATTAGTAATCAATCAATAACAGGATAAGAAATAAATTAATATTTCGAATGGTCTGATTCAAATTTTAATGGATCGAATCTTTTAAGACAAATCCTGAATAAACTGAAATACAAGGACAGCAAAACTCAAGACTGCTCCGAGAATGGGAATAATTATAGGGTACGTTTTAATTCCCTCTGGGTGTTTGTCTTTTGTTTTGATTTTCCAAAGGGCCAGGTTGATCATAATAAAAACAACGATCAAAATGTAATTTGTCGCTTTAGCTAAAGACTCTAAATTAAATAAAAGAGCAAGTACTAAAATAACCATAGTCGATATGACGGTAGACCATATCGGGGTATGGGTTTTCTGATTCACTTTCCCGAAAAGTTTCGGAGCCATATTCTTTTCCGACATTCCATATAAGACCCTGGCTATCATTACGATTTGAACCAGGACACCATTGATTATGGCTATTAAACTAATCCCGGAAATAATTTTTGGATAGCCACTACCTTCCTTAGCCAGAATATCAGCAAGAGGTGCTTCACTTTCACCTAATTCTTCAGGGCTTAATCCTAAAGCAGCTATGGTTGCTACCAGCATATAAAGTAAAACCAGTATACTCAATGAAATCAAAATTGCCCTGGGCATATCTTTTTCTGGATTCTTTGATTCCTCAGCAACATTAACCATATCCTGGAAACCGATAAAAGTAAAAAAGGCAAGGAATGCACCCAGCATCACAGCCTTCCAGTCAGTAAGATTAAAACCCGGCACTATTTCCGGCCACCTTTCAGGAAATGATGTCAAATTATCACCGGAAATAAATATGACGATCAAAATACCACAGATTTCGATAATCGTGATAATGGTAATAGTTAAAGCAGATTCAGTAATGCCCCAGATCGCTATTCCTCCAAGAATGAGAACAATTGTAGTAATTATAATCCAGTCGGGTAATTGCTCAATAAAAACATGAACATACCCGGTATATCCATTTACTACCGTAGCTGTAGATACGATAGCTGATAAAACTATAAGCCAACCGACAATGGAAGAAACTATTTTTATATTAAAAGCACGATCAACATAATTAACCTCTCCTGCACTTTTTGGAATTCTGGCAGATAATTCACCATATGATATCCCTGTAAATGTTGCCAGAATCGCAGCAACAAGAAATGATATTGGAGCCATCATTCCAGCTTTTCCTGCTACTTTTCCCAGAAGAACATAGATCCCAAGCCCTAAAATAGTACCGACCCCATAAAATACAAGCTGAGACAGTGTCAAGCTTCTTTTGAGGCCGGTATTATCGTTATTGGTTTTATTTTCTGAGGTGCCCATGAGTAGATAATAAAGTAACAAGAATTATCATCTTCTCAAAGGCAAAATCAGCTATTCAACTAATTTAATTCTTTAATAACTTTTTGAAGCCTGGATCTCACCTCTCCGGCTATATTATTTAGCTTATCATTTTCAACAGCTCCCATTGAAGTAACCGGATCTACCGCTGAAACTTCTATTGACCCATTATCATTTTCTTCAACGATAACATTACATGGTAGTAAAACTCCAATTTTATCTTCAGCTTGCAAGGCTTTATGAGCGAATTCAGGATTGCAAGCACCTAAAATTCTATACTTTTTAAAGTCGACATCTAATTTCTTTTTCAATGTTGATTTGACATCAATTTCAGTAAGCACACCAAAGCCTTCCTCTTTTAAATGTGCTGTAACAAGGTCTATAACCTCGTCAAAATCCTTATTTTCTAAAGTTGTGTTATAATAATATTTCATGACGCTTTGTTGATTTTGTTTACTATTAATCAATATACCTTTTTTCATTCAGGTAGACTGTGACATTTAATACTTAACTAACTGATTATCTTCTCTAAAGAGCTATAACGTTCATTTAAGTACCTCAGAATTACATGAGATTCTCTAACCCTGAGAAATTAATTAGGTATCGTGGCATCTAATAGTTAAATTTGACGTTAGGAAAGAAAGAATAAATCTTTTAAATAGTTCGATCCATTATCTATAATCAAAAAAGAGGATAAAATTATTTAGAAGAAACAATTAACCCTTTTATGATTAGATACAAATTTTCAAGAACAATTAACAAGGAGTTTTCTGCCGAGATCAAGAAAAATGTCAACGAATACTTCAAAAAGAATCAATTAAAGAAAACGGGGAATAATACAGTTTTATTCAAAACTATTTTTGCTTTATCTGTATATCTTGTTCCTTTCATTTTAATGCTTACCGGTGTCATTCAAAATCCGATATTAATGTTTGGAGCATGGATCACTATGGGCTTAGGCATGGCATTTATTGGGACATCTGTAATGCACGATGCTTTACATGGGTCATTGTCCGGAAAGAAAATGCTAAATAATTTACTTGGACTTACTGCTCCACTAATGGGCGTGGATGGAAGGCTATGGCAATTACAACATAATGTCCTTCACCATACATATACCAATATCGAAGATGCTGATGAAGATATCCAGCCAAGATATGTATTAAGGTTTACACCTAATCAGCCAAGAAGATGGTTTCACAGATATCAGCATATTTATGCTATATTTCTTTATAGTATTTCTACTATTCAATGGATGGCGATTAAAGATTATATCAAAGTATTTAACTATCGCAGAAAAGGTCTTATAAAATCCAATAAGGAAGTTGCTATCAGAATGACGAAGATAATTATTTCAAAGATATTTTATCTTGGAGTCTTCCTGGTTTTACCTATTGTATTATTCAGCACACCAGCCTGGTTAACTGTTTTGATGTTTTTGACAATGCACGCTGTAGCAGGATTATCACTCAGCCTGATTTTCCAGCCAGCTCATGTGGTTCCAACTTCAGATTTCGTGATGCAGGATGAGCAAATGATTGAAGAAAACTGGTCTGTACACCAGATCTTAACAACTTCAAATTTCGCAATGAATAACAAGGTCCTTTCTTATTTTATCGGAGGACTTAATTATCAAATAGAGCACCATTTATTTCCTTATGTATGTCATGTGCATTATCCGGAAATATCCAGAATTATTCAAAAGACAACTGAGAAATATAACTTGCCTTATTTTTATGAGAAAAGTTTCACATCTGCATTAATAAGTCATTTTAAACTACTTAAAACGCTGGGAAGGCAAGACAAAATTAAGCCTGACTATGAGTTAAGAATGGCAGCTTAATAAAATATTAAGGGAGGTCTAACCTCCCTTTTTTTTATCCATTTATTTGGTTATCTGGTTTTTTCTCTTGGTCAAGATCAGTAAGGTTCTTCAGAGTAGTCCGAGCGATTTCTTCCAATGCTTCCTTAGTAAAAAAACCCTGATGTGAGGTGATTAGTACATTGGGAAAAGTCATTAATCTGGAAATTTCATCATCTTCAATTATTTCTTCTGATAAGTCTTTGAAAAATAGTTTTTCCTCCTGCTCGTACACATCAATGCCGAGGTAACCTAATTTCCCTGATTTGAGTGCAGCAATTGCATCTGAAGTATTAATCAGAGCGCCACGAGATGTGTTGATCACCATAACGCCATTTTTCATCTTATCAAAAGCTTCTTTATCAAGTAAGTGATGAGTAGCAGGAATTAGTGGGCAATGCAAAGAAATAACATCTGATTTTTCAAATAATTCATCAAGATCATAGTATTTAACTCCTGCGTCCATTAAGTCTTGATTTTCCTTAACATCATAACCGATCACATGACAACCAAAGCCAAGCATAATTTTCGCAAATAGAGCACCAATATGTCCGGTTCCTATAACACCGACTGTTTTACCATAAATATCAAACCCGGTGAGCCGTTCAAGCGAAAAGTTACTTTCCCTGA encodes the following:
- a CDS encoding serine hydrolase domain-containing protein; this translates as MINRFVSAIVLLLVFQLELLSQSNTKLDRYFEKQIEKIGIVGLQAAFLSEGELKWNNSYGNKRVDKKSYVNDSTLFMIASSTKPITAIGIMKLCEDGKLNLDTDINDYLPFKIQNPHHPNAKLTTRMLLSHTSSIIDNWEVISPLYTLEKGGDSPIELHDFVKDYFNSGRKYYDSLANFSSKPPLTERNYSNMGYVLCGYLIEVITEMDFEDFMYQKVFEPLNMQNTYWFLSDIPHDNIAYPHQPSDDKNEGFEILNHYGYADYPDGQIRTTVSDYAKIIELMLNEGMVSDFRFLEPETVKEMLRIQYPNVDKYQAIAWNSNEFDHWLYYLLMRRLPSHTGGDPGVATVVSFDPEENVGAIVFVNSPPSSFLEAKAFYLDMIKKLLKEATKY
- a CDS encoding APC family permease — translated: MGTSENKTNNDNTGLKRSLTLSQLVFYGVGTILGLGIYVLLGKVAGKAGMMAPISFLVAAILATFTGISYGELSARIPKSAGEVNYVDRAFNIKIVSSIVGWLIVLSAIVSTATVVNGYTGYVHVFIEQLPDWIIITTIVLILGGIAIWGITESALTITIITIIEICGILIVIFISGDNLTSFPERWPEIVPGFNLTDWKAVMLGAFLAFFTFIGFQDMVNVAEESKNPEKDMPRAILISLSILVLLYMLVATIAALGLSPEELGESEAPLADILAKEGSGYPKIISGISLIAIINGVLVQIVMIARVLYGMSEKNMAPKLFGKVNQKTHTPIWSTVISTMVILVLALLFNLESLAKATNYILIVVFIMINLALWKIKTKDKHPEGIKTYPIIIPILGAVLSFAVLVFQFIQDLS
- a CDS encoding DUF302 domain-containing protein; this translates as MKYYYNTTLENKDFDEVIDLVTAHLKEEGFGVLTEIDVKSTLKKKLDVDFKKYRILGACNPEFAHKALQAEDKIGVLLPCNVIVEENDNGSIEVSAVDPVTSMGAVENDKLNNIAGEVRSRLQKVIKELN
- a CDS encoding fatty acid desaturase family protein, which codes for MIRYKFSRTINKEFSAEIKKNVNEYFKKNQLKKTGNNTVLFKTIFALSVYLVPFILMLTGVIQNPILMFGAWITMGLGMAFIGTSVMHDALHGSLSGKKMLNNLLGLTAPLMGVDGRLWQLQHNVLHHTYTNIEDADEDIQPRYVLRFTPNQPRRWFHRYQHIYAIFLYSISTIQWMAIKDYIKVFNYRRKGLIKSNKEVAIRMTKIIISKIFYLGVFLVLPIVLFSTPAWLTVLMFLTMHAVAGLSLSLIFQPAHVVPTSDFVMQDEQMIEENWSVHQILTTSNFAMNNKVLSYFIGGLNYQIEHHLFPYVCHVHYPEISRIIQKTTEKYNLPYFYEKSFTSALISHFKLLKTLGRQDKIKPDYELRMAA
- a CDS encoding 2-hydroxyacid dehydrogenase, coding for MKTAVFSTKSYDREYLNRFNKSHSHELTYFEAPLNENTVNLTVGYDAVCVFVNDNLNKKVIDELSSNGVKVIALRCAGFNNVNLDQATKKKIAVVRVPTYSPQAVAEHAVALILTLNRKTHKAYNRIRESNFSLERLTGFDIYGKTVGVIGTGHIGALFAKIMLGFGCHVIGYDVKENQDLMDAGVKYYDLDELFEKSDVISLHCPLIPATHHLLDKEAFDKMKNGVMVINTSRGALINTSDAIAALKSGKLGYLGIDVYEQEEKLFFKDLSEEIIEDDEISRLMTFPNVLITSHQGFFTKEALEEIARTTLKNLTDLDQEKKPDNQING